The proteins below are encoded in one region of Aquisphaera giovannonii:
- a CDS encoding amidohydrolase family protein has translation MACSVMTAPARTATLLALLASWTAATTAVASEPTPIRADYVLRGGTLIDGTGAPARRGDVAVRGDRIVALGTFPVAAGTKVVDVSSLVVAPGFIDLHTHSDDGITAKETRLNLNFLTQGVTTVVTGNCGSGPIDVAKYLAAVDARGAGTNVAHLIPQGSLRYAVMQTADRPSNRGELDRMRHLAARGMDAGAWGMASGLIYVPSRYARTAELVDVARVVGAAGGLYASHIRSEEEGLFDAVDEAILIGKQAGLPVHISHLKANGRANWGRAADLVARVEAARKAGQKVTADQYPYIASSTKLGAMVVPHWAIRGSGDDFAAMAADPSRGPLLRAEIQKELDRRDGGAAVRIARYQPRPAWNGKDLVQIARAEGVTPLDVVMEIQRHGGAQAIGFGMSEEDVREIMRHDFVATASDASTHVPGKGDRPHPRAYGTFPRKIRYALDDRMMSLEQAVRSCSGLPAEILGLPERGTLRVGNYADIVAFDPATFRDAATFDDPTVYAPGVRFLLVNGVALIADGRPTVKPLSSAKLPGRALRRQSDGPADLILVAGRIWTGDDANPRAEAIALRAGLVAAIGTRAEVDRFRGPKTVVVENPSAFAMPGLVDAHGHVESLGRTLEEVDLRDVRSPEEVARRVKARASVATGNGWIGGRNWDQSLWPGGAFPAAAALDAAVPVRPVWLRRVDGHAGWANSEAMRRAGVGKDTKDPAGGKVHRDAEGRPTGVFIDEGMSLIDKVVPPASEADIRRRILAAQRLILAAGLTGVHDAGISTTEEKVYRELDRSGELVLRVYAMASAPDRGILEKLAHRPITPTPGSRFEMRGVKLFVDGAMGSRGALLFEPYADDPKNRGLMLLDPKSIEQVATLALANGWQVATHAIGDRGNALVLDAYAAARKAVPQAKDPRPRIEHAQVVRRGDVKRFAALGVIASMQPSHASDDLRWADARLGTERSKGAYAWRWFLDERVPLAFGSDFPVEVVNPFWGIYAAITRRDAEGRPEGGWHPEQTLSLEETLRAFTAGAAFAGFAEGRAGILRPGMQADLTVVDRDLFRVSPEELLASKVVMTIVGGKVAFGGGPGGK, from the coding sequence ATGGCGTGCTCGGTGATGACGGCCCCGGCCCGGACCGCGACACTGCTGGCCCTCCTCGCGTCGTGGACGGCCGCGACAACCGCCGTCGCGAGCGAGCCCACGCCGATCCGGGCCGACTACGTCCTCCGCGGCGGCACGCTGATCGACGGCACCGGGGCGCCCGCGAGGCGCGGCGACGTGGCCGTGCGCGGGGACCGGATCGTCGCCCTGGGCACGTTCCCCGTCGCGGCGGGGACGAAGGTCGTCGACGTGTCCTCGCTGGTCGTGGCGCCGGGGTTCATCGACCTGCACACGCACTCCGACGACGGCATCACCGCGAAGGAGACCCGGCTCAACCTGAACTTCCTGACCCAGGGCGTCACCACCGTCGTCACGGGCAACTGCGGCTCCGGGCCGATCGACGTGGCGAAGTACCTGGCCGCCGTCGACGCCCGCGGCGCCGGGACGAACGTGGCCCACCTGATCCCTCAGGGGAGCCTGCGGTACGCCGTCATGCAGACGGCCGACCGGCCGTCGAATCGCGGCGAGCTGGACCGGATGAGGCACCTCGCCGCCAGGGGCATGGACGCCGGGGCCTGGGGCATGGCCTCGGGCCTGATCTACGTCCCTAGCCGCTACGCGAGGACCGCGGAGCTCGTGGATGTCGCCCGGGTCGTCGGCGCGGCCGGCGGCCTGTATGCCTCGCACATCCGCAGCGAGGAGGAGGGCCTGTTCGACGCCGTGGACGAGGCCATCCTCATCGGCAAGCAGGCCGGGCTGCCGGTCCACATCTCGCACCTGAAGGCCAACGGCCGGGCCAACTGGGGGAGGGCGGCCGACCTGGTGGCGCGCGTCGAGGCGGCGAGGAAGGCCGGGCAGAAGGTCACGGCGGACCAGTACCCGTACATCGCCTCGTCCACGAAGCTCGGCGCGATGGTCGTCCCGCACTGGGCGATCCGCGGCTCCGGCGACGACTTCGCCGCGATGGCGGCCGACCCCTCGCGAGGGCCCCTGCTCCGGGCCGAGATCCAGAAGGAGCTCGACCGCCGCGACGGCGGCGCCGCCGTCCGGATCGCCCGTTACCAGCCCCGCCCGGCCTGGAACGGCAAGGACCTCGTGCAGATCGCCCGGGCCGAGGGCGTCACCCCGCTCGACGTCGTGATGGAGATCCAGCGCCACGGCGGCGCGCAGGCGATCGGCTTCGGGATGTCCGAGGAGGACGTCCGAGAGATCATGCGGCACGACTTCGTGGCGACGGCCTCGGACGCCTCGACGCACGTCCCCGGCAAGGGGGACCGGCCGCACCCCCGTGCCTACGGGACGTTCCCCCGCAAGATCCGCTACGCCCTCGACGACCGCATGATGAGCCTGGAGCAGGCCGTCCGCTCGTGCAGCGGGCTCCCCGCGGAGATCCTCGGCCTGCCGGAGCGGGGGACCCTGCGGGTCGGCAACTACGCGGACATCGTCGCGTTCGACCCCGCCACCTTCCGCGACGCAGCGACCTTCGACGACCCGACGGTCTACGCGCCGGGCGTCCGGTTCCTGCTCGTCAACGGCGTGGCCCTGATCGCCGACGGACGGCCGACGGTCAAGCCGCTGTCCTCGGCGAAGCTCCCCGGGCGCGCCCTGCGGCGGCAATCGGACGGGCCGGCGGACCTGATCCTGGTCGCCGGGCGGATCTGGACCGGCGACGACGCCAATCCCCGGGCCGAGGCGATCGCCCTCCGCGCGGGGCTCGTCGCCGCCATCGGGACCCGCGCGGAGGTCGACCGATTCCGCGGGCCGAAGACCGTCGTGGTGGAGAACCCCTCGGCCTTCGCCATGCCCGGCCTCGTCGATGCCCACGGCCACGTCGAGTCGCTGGGCAGGACCCTGGAGGAGGTGGACCTGCGCGACGTCCGCTCGCCCGAGGAGGTCGCCCGCCGGGTCAAGGCCCGGGCGTCGGTCGCGACGGGCAACGGCTGGATCGGCGGCCGGAACTGGGACCAGAGCCTGTGGCCGGGCGGGGCCTTCCCGGCCGCGGCCGCGCTCGACGCCGCCGTCCCCGTCCGGCCCGTCTGGCTCCGCCGGGTGGACGGCCACGCCGGCTGGGCCAACTCCGAGGCGATGCGCCGGGCGGGCGTCGGCAAGGATACGAAGGATCCCGCGGGGGGCAAGGTCCATCGTGATGCCGAGGGCCGGCCGACGGGCGTCTTCATCGACGAGGGCATGAGCCTCATCGATAAGGTGGTCCCTCCGGCGTCTGAGGCGGACATCCGGCGGCGGATCCTCGCGGCCCAGAGGCTCATCCTCGCCGCCGGCCTGACGGGCGTGCACGACGCCGGGATCTCGACGACGGAGGAGAAGGTCTACCGCGAGCTCGACCGCTCGGGCGAGCTGGTATTGCGGGTCTACGCCATGGCGTCGGCGCCCGATCGCGGCATCCTGGAGAAGCTCGCGCACCGGCCGATCACGCCCACCCCGGGCTCGCGGTTCGAGATGCGGGGCGTGAAGCTGTTCGTGGACGGCGCGATGGGCTCCCGCGGCGCCCTCCTCTTCGAGCCCTACGCGGACGACCCGAAGAACCGCGGGCTGATGCTGCTCGACCCGAAGTCCATCGAGCAGGTCGCGACCCTCGCCCTCGCCAACGGCTGGCAGGTCGCGACCCACGCGATCGGCGACCGGGGCAATGCGCTCGTGCTGGACGCCTACGCCGCCGCGCGGAAGGCCGTGCCGCAGGCGAAGGACCCGCGGCCGCGGATCGAGCACGCCCAGGTCGTCCGCCGCGGGGACGTGAAGCGGTTCGCGGCACTCGGAGTGATCGCCTCGATGCAGCCCTCGCACGCCAGCGACGACCTGCGCTGGGCCGACGCGCGGCTCGGCACCGAGCGTTCCAAGGGCGCCTACGCCTGGCGCTGGTTCCTGGACGAGAGGGTGCCGCTCGCCTTCGGCAGCGACTTCCCGGTGGAGGTCGTGAACCCGTTCTGGGGCATCTACGCCGCGATCACCCGCCGGGATGCGGAGGGCAGGCCCGAAGGCGGCTGGCACCCCGAACAGACGCTCTCGCTCGAGGAGACGCTGAGGGCCTTCACGGCGGGGGCCGCCTTCGCCGGGTTCGCGGAGGGCCGCGCGGGGATCCTCCGGCCGGGGATGCAGGCGGACCTGACGGTCGTGGACCGGGACCTCTTCCGCGTCAGCCCGGAGGAGTTGCTCGCCTCGAAGGTCGTGATGACCATCGTCGGCGGCAAGGTGGCGTTCGGGGGCGGGCCGGGAGGGAAATGA
- a CDS encoding TIGR03067 domain-containing protein, protein MSTTVMLAISLAALGGDPPADDLKALQGTWEVVAMEREKETVPAEDFKGWTARYEGNKVTLMDGDRVHRRGIVTLDPSRTPRSINTWDRDGPYEDQTSPGIYEIQGDTLKLAFAKPGQERPTAFTTKTGPAVLVVTYKRAKK, encoded by the coding sequence ATGAGCACGACCGTGATGCTGGCGATTTCGCTCGCGGCCCTGGGCGGCGACCCGCCCGCCGACGACCTGAAGGCCCTCCAGGGGACCTGGGAGGTCGTGGCCATGGAGCGCGAGAAGGAGACGGTCCCGGCCGAGGACTTCAAGGGCTGGACCGCCCGCTACGAAGGGAACAAGGTCACCCTCATGGACGGCGATCGCGTCCACCGGCGCGGGATCGTCACGCTCGACCCTTCCCGGACGCCGAGGTCGATCAACACCTGGGACCGCGACGGGCCGTACGAGGACCAGACCTCCCCGGGCATCTACGAGATCCAGGGCGACACGCTCAAGCTCGCCTTCGCCAAGCCGGGCCAGGAACGCCCCACCGCCTTCACGACGAAGACGGGCCCGGCCGTGCTGGTCGTGACCTACAAGCGAGCCAAGAAATAG
- a CDS encoding efflux RND transporter permease subunit produces MIGFLLRVRYLAAAATAVLLVLLVLFGKKVSYEQSIGSFFAEDDPYMSVYQEAAGVFGDDNFVFLVYDDPDLVTPAGLDRVAELAAAVSPGKVPGVSRVESLDAMPLVWAIDDALLALEKLPAFARNAAMNAARRTVKNVDLKTNAMAVAGAVRSADAAGLAALKERLRHHPMFRGTLISEDGNSTAVVARLRKTHEHNVIQTVAALRAEADAFAARHGLGRPAVVGPPVLLADGFAAIEVDGRRLAAVGMVLIALVTLVAVHSVWWAIVPMAAGWTIWLATETLLNLFHIRLSLSGGPLVAQIIVLTMPAASHLAIHFRENLRQRNDPAAAGRATLRAVAVPILWTAITGAIGYGALVTSDVMPIQQFGAILGACTLCSAILVMALSPIAMLPPFPLEVPVREGSRSSVAGGMNRLSFWVSRHPMAVVATVAAVVVPLSLGMFNLRYETNYINLFRRDTRVVNDYRVVESKLGGIGLVEVVVPLESPVTPAALGRLTELDRKIAATPVADPRAIAQVLSLATVLDPDGRLKALPEEAEARVLASKLELIGLSPQAGLLRSFWNAEAGRARVLVRLLEQQPAPTKARIFREAVAAAREAFGPSSYLTGLSYLMTRTTEGVISTQWTTFFWSALGILLMLTLAFRSPALAVLAILPTLLSVALVLGLMGWLSIKLDMATALVASVALGLSVDDTFHCLIQFHRERKTRGFRKSLFDSYRVSGPGVLLSSLAVAVGFTALRTSEFAPFVNFGTMVAVATAGSTLGNLVLLPACLTLGERWSKSRVRPVPATAGNATGVTLHERDAREA; encoded by the coding sequence GTGATCGGATTCCTGCTCCGCGTTCGCTACCTCGCGGCCGCCGCGACGGCCGTGCTGCTGGTGCTGCTGGTCCTCTTCGGCAAGAAGGTGAGCTACGAGCAGTCCATCGGCTCGTTCTTCGCCGAGGACGACCCGTACATGAGCGTCTACCAGGAGGCCGCCGGGGTCTTCGGGGACGACAACTTCGTGTTCCTGGTCTACGACGACCCGGACCTGGTCACGCCCGCCGGGCTGGACCGCGTGGCGGAGCTGGCCGCGGCGGTCTCGCCGGGGAAGGTCCCGGGCGTGAGCCGCGTGGAGTCGCTGGACGCCATGCCGCTCGTCTGGGCCATCGACGACGCCCTCCTCGCTCTCGAGAAGCTGCCTGCCTTCGCCCGCAACGCGGCGATGAACGCGGCCCGGCGGACCGTGAAGAACGTGGACCTGAAGACCAACGCGATGGCCGTGGCCGGCGCAGTCCGCTCGGCCGACGCCGCCGGGCTGGCGGCGCTCAAGGAGCGTCTGCGGCATCATCCGATGTTCCGCGGGACGCTGATCAGCGAGGATGGCAACTCGACGGCGGTCGTCGCCCGGCTCAGGAAGACGCACGAGCACAACGTCATCCAGACCGTCGCGGCGCTCCGGGCCGAGGCCGACGCCTTCGCCGCCCGGCACGGTCTGGGCCGGCCGGCGGTCGTCGGCCCGCCGGTGCTCCTGGCCGACGGCTTCGCCGCGATCGAGGTGGACGGCCGCCGGCTGGCCGCGGTGGGCATGGTCCTCATCGCGCTCGTGACGCTCGTCGCGGTGCACAGCGTCTGGTGGGCGATCGTGCCGATGGCCGCCGGCTGGACGATCTGGCTGGCGACCGAGACGCTGCTGAACCTCTTCCACATCCGCCTGTCGCTCTCCGGCGGGCCCCTCGTGGCGCAGATCATCGTCCTGACGATGCCCGCCGCCAGCCACCTGGCGATCCATTTCCGGGAGAACCTGCGGCAGCGCAACGACCCCGCCGCGGCCGGCCGCGCGACGCTCCGCGCCGTGGCCGTGCCGATCCTCTGGACGGCGATCACGGGGGCCATCGGCTACGGCGCGCTGGTCACCAGCGACGTGATGCCGATCCAGCAGTTCGGCGCGATCCTCGGGGCGTGCACGCTCTGCTCCGCGATCCTGGTGATGGCCCTCTCGCCGATCGCGATGCTCCCCCCCTTCCCGCTGGAGGTCCCCGTCCGCGAGGGCTCGCGCTCGAGCGTGGCCGGCGGCATGAACCGGCTCTCGTTCTGGGTCTCCCGCCACCCGATGGCCGTGGTCGCGACCGTGGCCGCGGTCGTCGTGCCGCTCTCGCTGGGGATGTTCAACCTCCGCTACGAGACGAATTACATCAACCTGTTCCGCCGCGACACCCGCGTCGTGAACGACTACCGCGTCGTCGAGTCCAAGCTCGGCGGGATCGGCCTCGTCGAGGTGGTCGTGCCGCTGGAGTCGCCGGTCACGCCGGCGGCGCTCGGCAGGCTCACCGAGCTCGACCGGAAGATCGCCGCGACGCCGGTGGCCGACCCGCGCGCGATCGCGCAGGTCCTCTCGCTGGCCACGGTGCTCGACCCCGACGGCCGGCTGAAGGCGTTGCCGGAGGAGGCCGAGGCCCGCGTCCTGGCGAGCAAGCTGGAGCTGATCGGCCTCTCCCCCCAGGCCGGCCTCCTCCGCAGCTTCTGGAACGCGGAGGCCGGCCGGGCCCGGGTGCTGGTCCGCCTGCTCGAGCAGCAGCCCGCGCCGACCAAGGCCCGGATCTTCCGGGAGGCCGTGGCCGCCGCGCGCGAGGCCTTCGGCCCGTCCTCGTATCTGACGGGGCTCTCCTACCTCATGACGCGCACGACCGAGGGGGTGATCTCGACCCAGTGGACCACGTTCTTCTGGTCCGCGCTCGGTATCCTGCTCATGCTGACGCTGGCCTTCCGCAGTCCGGCCCTGGCCGTGCTGGCGATCCTGCCGACGCTCCTCTCGGTGGCCCTGGTGCTCGGCCTGATGGGCTGGCTGTCGATCAAGCTCGACATGGCCACGGCCCTGGTGGCGAGCGTGGCGCTGGGCCTCTCGGTGGACGACACGTTCCACTGCCTGATCCAGTTCCACCGCGAGCGGAAGACGAGGGGATTCCGCAAGAGCCTCTTCGACAGCTACCGAGTCTCCGGGCCGGGCGTCCTGCTCTCCAGCCTGGCCGTCGCGGTCGGCTTCACCGCCCTGCGGACCAGCGAGTTCGCCCCGTTCGTGAACTTCGGCACGATGGTCGCCGTCGCCACCGCGGGGAGCACGCTCGGCAACCTCGTCCTCCTCCCCGCCTGCCTGACGCTCGGCGAACGATGGAGCAAAAGCCGCGTCCGCCCCGTGCCCGCGACGGCCGGCAACGCAACGGGCGTCACCTTACATGAAAGGGACGCGCGAGAGGCATGA